Below is a window of Lodderomyces elongisporus chromosome 3, complete sequence DNA.
tgctttttgttttgtgtttggtttatttttctttggtcCTAGAGGAAGGGGGAAGCAACTTTGTTCAGGGAAAAGTTTTGCAGATActctatattttttcaaataataAATGAGTAATGTCCAAAAACCTTGTTGCAAGTTATTGCAGGTCACAACTGGATTGTTAGTGGTAAAATGCTAGGAGCAATGGCGGTAGAGAAAAGTGTCTATCGaagtgtttgtgtgtgggTGGGTGGGTATGTGGGTTTGAACTAACAAAAAGGATGCGCAAAAAGGATGTGGCAAACAATTTTTATGAACAAAAATAGTTTATGTAACATTGATGGAAGCGTTTGTGCATAGAAGTTTATAAATCCGGTGCTTTCCCCGTCTTATAGCCTGGTTTTTTACTCAGTCAATaaattggtttttttgttttttgttttttgttttgatcaGTTTTCCATACTGGGTTCATTCTCCGATTAGTTGATTTAGCCATGGGAGTTGTAGATGTTACTCCATATATATGTTctgttctatttttttgtttcttttttcgttgtttcttttaatttttatatatatatatagctTGTGTGTTGAGTATAAGtgggaaaagagaaagagagagagagggaggtTTGAAGGAACAGCAAGGGTACTTCATAAACAAGTAAAAATTCAAGATTGATTCAAAGTATTTGCCTTTCAATCATTTTGAGTTTCAGTATGTTtgaataaaattaaaaggtAAAGGAACTCACAAGTGTAATAGATTTAAATCCAATGCAACATCAATGTGCtaagagaaaaataaaataagaaaagtcAGAAAGATTGAGAAAGAGGGAGAAAGAGCACGGCTTTGTGCTTGTTAcatgttgtttgtttgtttgtgtgtgtgtttgtgtgtttgtgtgtgtgtgtttttttttgtcattaAGGTATCATTATGTTCCCAAGATCAATAGAATGAAATGTAGCAATTTGAATATCAATCTGTGGCTGGATAATCGTTTCTAGTATGAGTTTAGTGGAAATAAGCAATGTTTACTTATACTTGGAAAATGGATACAGATCGAATTTTGGCAATTATtcaatgttttgtttttttattttccttctctcgCTTTACTCTGCAATACCGTAAAAGTCTGCATTGTCTGAGTCACGTGTAGCATATAAAACACACTCTcactcacacacacacaaaaagaaggataaaaataaaaaaataaaatagaaaaatgaaCCTGTACCAAAATGAATATAAAGATGGAAATGGAGATGAAAAACACTAAACTATTCGAGGGAAGGATACTCGACATGTACTTACCAATTAGCAAATGGAGAGTGAATTGCTTGGTCTTTATCAATTCTCCGccttttggaaaagttgaatcaaggctttttctttttcttcacctacttttcttcttctatttcttttgaacTCTCATCTTCTCAAAATCAACTACCAAtttgtatatttgtataaGATAAATAGTAAAACGTTTTTCTGATTTACTTTGCTAACTCATGGTGTGTGGTAAAAAGCTTCACGATGCAAATAGGAGGGGGGGACCGATAAAAGTATCGATGTCGTCAAGAAACAggggaaaagaataaaaaaaaaagcaaaggaaCAAGAATTAGGAAAAAGTTCAAACcattgattttgaattgACAAAAGGTATTTGtagttttgtttcaatGCTGTATATGATAGACACTGTAAGATTTCTGCTTGTTCGTGGTACGATATAGCTTAAACATTGAAAGTAGCAACGCTACAACTTGGAGCACGTGTCTTCTCAGACAGACCCAAAGTGGGAGGAGAGAcaagtttttattttatttcttatttcttaTTATTTGTTCGTCATCTTTGCAGTATAAAATAACTGCTCTCCAATGTAACTGATTTGTAGCCATTAGAAGTAAACCCACCACTCGTCTTGAGCAATCAAGAAAGACAGGACCCTCGTGTCAtccaagaaagagaaacaataatggtggtggtgataaTATCAATCTtggtaataataataataataataataataataataatgattattgttgttgttgtggtagtagtaatgGGTAGtgggtagtggtagtaaaaTATTATACGTAAtcatcaaaaataaaattaatataaaaaatCATGCACCTACTCGAACCACTCAACCCACAAAGGGAtccatacatacatactaAAATGACACAAAAATTTTACATAACGATGATAGATTACGGAGTGGAGAAAGGGGGGTGGTGGTGATCATTATTTTTGTAACTTTGTGCACTaccccctttttttcctggGATGGGGGTGGGGCGGGTAGaaaggagagagagagagagagaggcagagagagagagagacagaggTTATTCATGTCTTTCCCCATTGAACACACAGATATATATGCCCATacatttattctgtttcttttgttagGGAGAAGTAAAACCATCATACACTCTGTAGTTTGTAATAATGGTTTTCAGTAATTGTCCAATACATTGTATTCGTCAATGTATGAGTTTTTGGCACTGCTCTTGTTTCAAGTATAAGTTTTGCATGCTGCACAGtgtagtttgtttgtttgtctaGTAagtattttgtttattttgctCTCTGACTCTTTGtctcctctctctctctcttcctctctcgtctttttttcattctatttttattttttattttatatttttagttTCAGGTGCTCACACaaaatttcaacatttttGTACCACCCACCCACGGAGGGAGAAAGATTGTGAGATAACGCAAGTAATTGAGATAAAGAGATAGAAGGAAAGATAGAAACAGAGAAACAGAGAAACAGGCATACAAAACGCAAGGTACATATACATTGAAACGGTTTTTCAAAGAATcaccatttttgttttcaaattcaaaattcaaaattcaaaattcaaaattctttttggggttttttccttttcctattcttctcttttcgttttcttttacctttGAGACTTGTGATAAAAACacacattttcaaaaggaacaaagaaacaacttgcTGGATATTAGACTGATATAGCAACACTCTAACTTTGAGAGCTGCATATTACATTCTACTACTATATAGCCCAgctaaaaattaaaattaaaaaatagaaacagaaacagaaacagaaacaccCAAACATACACCTATACTCATACCCACGCTagcttttttctttgtcaaaGCAACATAATCAAATTGAGGAAAGgggcaaaaaaagcaagaaagaaaatagttGATTCCACAATATACCAAGAATCCGAAATACAAGCTACAACGTTAAGGAACTTGAGGGATTTATAGTCATCTGCCATGTCCTTGTTAAGCAATAGAAAAAGACCTAGAGGCTATAGCAGTGAGAACTTTGCCAACGCCAAAGCAAATGGCATGACCAATAGTAGTTCGACATTGTACCAAGAGCCAGATCATCACCAACAATTGCTGCAATTCCAATACtcgcaacagcaacaccagctgcaccagcatcaacaacagccaCACGTTCAGAATGGACTGCAACAGGATGGTCAAAGATATTTTGGTAACCAAGAAGCTGATCTGCTGATCTACCAGTCAACTTACCAACCAAACAGCCTGTATTTCCCAACCTTGCACGACGATTCATCGTCAACCATTATTGAAGAAGACCCTAACTCAGATGTCTTGGGTCCCATCCCAACATACTCAACCAACTTGCAATCAAAGAAATCGAAATTCAACAACCCATTCTTATCGGTTGAAGAACACGAGTTACTCATTGGCGGTGAAGGTAATAACAATGCTAAtaatatcaatatcaacaatgatgatgatgatgatgatgatgatgatgtagTTGTTGACGAAGGTGATGGTATTGAAGAGGCAAATACTTTTGTATTGGACGACGATGACGAAGGCCGCAATATATACGATGAAGACGACGATGTCATTatcattgaagaaaaagatttggTGCAAAAGGGCAACAGGAATAATAGCGACTCGATCTTGATCAACCTGGATGCAGCAGCTGCATACAAATTGTTTAATGTCAATGCAGTAGACTCTAATGAAAACGACAGCAACACTTCCAATAGCACATTCTTCACCACAAAAAtggcaaaaaagaaacaaagaactAGCTCATTACCGCAATTGCCACAGGTCAAATGTTTCTACAACAAATTACCAAACAATTATATTTTGCAAACACCCAAATTGGGCAATATCAAGACCAATGTGATTCCATTCCAGAATAACTTGCCACCATGCGACGATGAAAATGGACACTACATCATAAAGATTAATGACAATTTTGCCAATAGATTTGTAATCCTTAAACTATTGGGCCAAGGAACATTTGGCAAAGTTGTAGAGTGCTACGACAAAGTCAATAGAGAGCACGTTGCCATCAAGATTATTAGAAACATTCAGAAGTACCGCGATGCCGCCAAGATTGAGTTGCGAATACTTTCGACATTAAAGAAATTCGACAATGCTAATAAAAACCACTGTATCCATCTTCGAGAATGTTTTGACTATAGAGGCCACATTTGCATTGTAACTGATTTGCTAAAAATTTCACTTTATGATTTCTTGGAAAACAACAGGTTTATTCCATTCCCAGGAAGTCATATTCAAGCAGTCTCAAAGCAACTTATACGATCAGTGACTTTTCTACATGACCTAAACTTGATCCACACGGATTTAAAACCAGAAAATATCCTACTCCATGACGACTCGTTTGTCAAAAAGGCACTTTACAGCTCTACGACGGTGACAGCATATACAAAGATTGGCGTTAGCAACGCTAATACCGCCTCCAGcactaataataataacaacagcaacaaaagcaacagCCTTGCACCAAGTGCTACAAAGAAGATACCAAAAACCTCAAAGATCTTGAAAAACCCTTTGATTCAAGTTATTGATTTCGGAAGCGCCATTTTTAACGATGAGTACCACTCACTGATTGTCTCAACGCGACATTACCGTGCACCTGAGATTGTATTGGGTACTGGTTGGTCTTACCCATGCGACATGTGGTCTATTGGGTGTATCTTGGTTGAACTAGTTATTGGTGACCCATTATTCAAGACACATGATAACCTTGAACACCTCGCGatgattgaaaagatttgTGGCTACAGGATTGATAAGAGTATGGTGAAATTATCCAAGATGAAGGAAAATGAATGCGGGTTGGAGTACTTTACAAATGAGTACTTTGTAAATTCACCAACTACTAAACATGGTGGGTTGTATAATAAGTCTTCTACTGCATCCTCGTCATTTACCACCTccgacgacgacgatgacgatgacgatgatgatgatgatgatgataataaaggtgaagatgaagatgaagagcAAGGTGATTGCAAAGACAATAATGAGAGTGAGGATGAGACCGGAGAACGCCCACACCACGGAGATTATGACAATAACGATTCCGATGAAGATGTGATTTttgataatgaaaaaacaatgaaaaaCTCGTTAACATTACGATTCCCCACAATAAGCACACCTCAAAAATTCATTAACCTGGTGAACGAGCTACTGCGCATTGACTTGTTTATAAGTTCTCGGATTGGTCTTCATATTGATTTTGACTATCCACTAAATGAAAATTATGAGAGGAATAAAcatttgatcaatttcGGCAACTTTACGTTTTGGTGGTTCTTTATTGATTTATTGAAACAGTTGTTCATTATCAACCCAGACAATAGAATCACGGCGTTGGATGCATTGAATCACCCATGGTTCAATTTGGGTATTCAAGATGAAGGGACAATTTAAAAtcagcttttttttttggaccCAACTCGCTGCTCGTTTTCAGCTCTGTGCCCTTTCTTTGGTCGCTTATTAGCTTATATCTTCCCCACCCCCTCCCCCTACTTGCAATTACTTTGACCcgacccccccccccccttttttttttccttctaaTATGGATATTGGTATCACGATgatttgttaattttttttttgattatttttttttcattttttagttttttgtGAACGTTGAATGTTTAACTTTTTTGACCATTTTTGCTTTCAGTTCTTTGTCAAAAACTTTTAtgattttttgaatttttgagtttttgatcttttgattttttgatcttttaaTTCCGGATGTTGATTTTGCTATTCAGTTCGTTCTAGTTGTGTACATCCTTGAGACAATTTTGTTCTTACTTTATACTTAACTTTTGTTGATAAATGTTTATATTAATTAATTCgttttgtcttctttcATTATCGACTCAATATTCATACAAGTACAATTCATAAAACACTTTACcagagaagagaaagaagaagaaaaagaagaagaagattaagaagaaaaagaagaagaggaagaagaaaaaaaagaagtaaatgAGAATCGCCAACTATATTGAATCAATTACATACTTGCTAAATTTCTGTTATtgccctttcttttttctcgtCCGGGTATGTTTCACTAATTTCAGCAGCTTCAGCGGGTTCGTGATCTCCATGTTTGGAATTATAAAGTATTATTCCATTCTCCTTTGCGCCCCGACGTTCTTCACGCTTGTAAAACCAAAGCACAACCAAAGTCCAAATTGATAATGCAACACCACTGGATGCAGTGAAAGAGTAACCTTTAAGGAACCTAGGGCTTTCAACTGTTTTCCATACCAACACCGAAATCCATGCGGTACTTTGTTGTGCTAAAATGTTCATCGAAACCAAAACAACCTGTCGTTCTCTAATATCTTTCCTACAGATATCACCTTGCCATGAGTAAAGAACAGGTGCCATTGCCCAGCCAAAGTATTGTAAGCACCACGCAAACCACTTTGCACCTTCAGGAATATTCCACACTGCCAAAAGTATGTTTCCAAGCACATTAAATACTTGAGAAAAGACAATTGCACCCCATCGACTATTAAATAAATCGGCAAACGAACATGTCAAAATAAGCCAAATCAACCCCAAAGCTGGTGTTAGTGCCGTATAATCTTGTAATTGGCCAGCACCAAACCTTGGTGTAACACCATCTGATTTTGTCAATGTTTTCAACCATAATGCATAAGCACCAGAGGAACCGTTGGAGTTGTTCCAGCAAAAGATGTTCCAGAGCCCCAAGACATAAAAGTGCCAGCTGGTGAAGATTTTTTTCCACACACTGATATCCAAAAAGTATTTTGCGGCATTTTCTCTTGGCTTGAAAtctttttgatctttttgcATTCTCTTTCTAGCAATTCTaatatcatcatcagaTAAGAAAATACTATAGCAATCTTGTGGTGTGCCTGGAATCATGTAGAAGCCAATAATACCAACGGCTATACTAATAATTCCGTCAATGATAAAGATCCATTGCCATGGCTCATGGCCATTTTTGCCACCAAGCGACCTTTCAATTGATCCAGACAAGAGACCTGAGGTCAAGATTCCAAGATATTGGCCCAAGTAGTAAAATCCAGCGCGTCTTGAGATTTCACCTGTGCTTCCTCTAAACCACGAGGCAAACAACGCGTGGTACGCGATATATGATGGTGCTTCAAAGGCACCGATAAAGAATCGAATTGCTTTCAATGCGGGAACAGTCTTGACCAAGCACAAGCAAATGGTCAAAATGGACCAGCATAGGTCCAAAGTTGGCAAGACATAGTTCAACGGCCATGCGTAAAGGATGTACATAAATGGGAGTTGGAAAACAATGTTACCGATGGAGAACATCACTTGGGTATTCACAAAATCGTTTCCCTCCATTCCAATAGCTTCTTTTAGTCCTCCGATATATGCATTGGTCAAGTTTGTCTGGTCGAGGTATTTTACCCAGTATGCCATGAGCGAGTAGAAAGTCAACAACAAGTCAATTTTCAAGATAACTTTACGTTCTTGCAGTGTATCATCCTCGTGGAACCATTTGTACCATTTTCTACCTGACTTTGTCTCTGTGCTTACACGATACTCGTACTCGTCAAAGAATTTCCACCATGGACGATTGGCCTCGTCTCTATATTCCAAATGTGTTGAATTTGCTGTTTCGGAATCGCTATCAAATTCCTTCTCGTGAACTATCTTGGAATGTTCTGATTTTTCATCAATCTGGCTAGTAATGTCATTGCTGGTGTCATTGCTGGTGTCAATGCTGGTGTCAATATCTGGGGTAGTGATAAAGTTCCCGtgttcatcttcatcaacgACTCTTCGTACTGGAAGAAACCCCCATTTAAGTCTTTGGAATGGAGTAATTGCGGCAGTAGCCATTTTGGTCTAAGTGTGATGTGATgagtaaataaataaagaaaagaagaatgaaataaagaaaagaagaatgaaattaaaaaaaaacctgACTAAACTTTCGAAATTGAAATCTCTTGGAccaaaaaggaagagaggGGGGGAAGAGGACTAGTATTTATAAAAACATGATTAtctcttcaattttttttctttaggTCTGTCAGATGCAATTACTCATAGTTTGCTTTTGTCTATTCTgttattgtttgttgtCTGTGATTGTTTATTTGGCTTAAGGAACGTTGGTTTGAGGTAATTTGAGGTAATTAGAGGTAATTTAGGTACGTTAGGTAATTTTTACAACTTTGTGGTTTTGAGCggaattttttaatttattatttttaatttttaggtggaaaattcaaaaagtgtgtgtgtgtgttaaTCTtagtctctctctctttcgcTCTCTTTGTGTGTGCATGTAattagagagagagagagagacaaaaacTGTGGCTCTGCCTTGTGTAATTCCGTTACaggacaagaaaaaaagaagaagaagctgTAGACaaatatgaaaatgaagaagacgaagattaaataaagatgatgatgatgatggagaGTTAAAGGTGGACTAAAAAGGGTTGTTAAATGCCAGTGTGGCTTCTTGCAATTAATAAGTTTCGGTTAAACGATGCCACCTATTTTTTAATATCCCGATCCAATGAATAGTTAACAGCTAGTGGAGGTCTCTTGGCAATAGCCCGTATGATGCAACATTTAATAACTACATAGGTCTCATCTTTTACGAGAATAACGGTACAagcctctttttcttttccctctttttctcttttcctctttccttattcatttttctatAAATTCAATAtgaatattatttttttgtttgcaaatACAAACCTTTCAACAGAGTCAACTCCTTGAGaatgtaaagaaaaaaaaaggtataGAGATACGCACAATTTCACGTGATATTTAAACCAGCTCGCACTTGTTTACATCGCCGTTTCATTCTTCTCTTGCCTTTCTTCGCATCACCCATCACCCAGAGTTGATTGTTACAAAACCATTATTGTGTTGTTGGGGGATGGGGTGGGGGGATGATGAGCATGAGAGTGTGAGAGTGTGAGAGGAAAGTAAGATTTGCATAtgttgtttaatttttttttactttccaTCTCATTATTGGTTCAGTAGTAATATAtgcaaacacaaaaaaaaaataaccccgtttctttgttttatatATAGCTATGCACGGCGTTCGAAGCTTCCATCTTGTGTCCACCATCGTTTGTATCCGCTATCGTACAACAGCTGTTTAAGCAGCAGGACTTGGTACTACTACAAACGCCGCAATAGCAAGAATGAACTGTGATTATGTCAACACCTTTCAAGTTCCAAATTGTGACTCATGAGACtagtttttgaaatatataCCATACCAAAGACGTATCCAATagaattttttcaaatctaaaaaaaattctttcTACATTGTAATTTTGCTAATATGGTTTTTTCAGTAGCCACATATTTtagacaaaagaaagaataaagggAGGaatggaaaggaaagataAAGGAAGGaatggaaaggaaagactaaattatagaaaatggaaataaaaaaaaacatcatATCTACATTTATTGTCGTCATTGTGTGCTGTTGCTCGTATCTAGGGCAAAATTATACGAAATCACCatctttggtttctttcttcttttttggttctttattttttctttcttcttcacaaTTTAATTGCAAGTATTTGGCAACCACACAGTTGTATGGTAAATGTATGGCTTTCTTTTGACATTTAAATCAAGATTGCTTGTCATTTTGAATGCCCAGAGATGTCTTCAAGTACTAAGTTATCTGAGCCACAATCAAACTTCCGATTCTGTAATGTGGTCACGTGACTGTAGAGAAATTATAGATTATCgaaaaaataattgatgaataaaaataaacaacatCCAATATGCttataaatatttataGCAAAGATTTGTATATCCAAAGCAACAATACTTATTCTTCTCAacgaacaaaaaaaaaaaaagaaaaaaaccaaccaaccagTAGAAACCATGGAAAGTAAGAAAGTAGATTATACAGAACTGGAATTTGAGCACGGAGATGAACTGTTATTAGCGTGACTTTTGTTCTCAAGTTTTGTTTGGATCTTTGTTCCagtcctttcctttttgtttttttggcacAGCAATTTAAAAGAATTTCATCAACCTTTGCGCAGTTGGTGCGGTCTagactcttttttttctcttggtctgtgtgtttgtgtggcTTTTAGAACAATAGAGGAAAGACACATACCAAAAAGATTATACTTAAATTCTCAAGTATATTTTCAACTGTACATCTCTTTATTAAATTAAATGCTGTGGAATTCTCCTATGATGTTGAAGAAGCAGCATCCCAGCACCAACAGCAGCACCAACAGTAgcaaatcaacaaaaggggggggaaggaaacaaaacgTCACTCAATTTCTGAGTCATTTATTTAATTGGCGTCATTTTGAAacgaaataaaaataaaaaagaaagaaaaataaaaataaaaaaaaaaatcataaGCAAACCTCAAGACAACCCATATAACGGGATAAACAGTGttgaactttttttttttggaaactaTTTTGGAAATTTTGACCTGATGATATGATTGCTCTATCGATACAAGTGGTAATCTTCTAAACAATTAGTAACAAATATTCTAATGTcgtggaagaaaaaagagccACTTTTTCTGACTTCCTTATTCTTATATCTGAACCATCCCCTCTATTCCACCCCGCACTTGTAGTTCACCAGAGACATCTAACCAAAGCTGTAtcgtaaaaaaaaagactcTACTTCTctaaagacaaaaaaaacagaagaaaggaaaaatggAAAGGTTTGTGACATCATTCATCAGATTCTTACTGAACAAGGAAAAGCTCaaggaaaaaatatacGGAGgaatttttcttccttttcttttatgggtgggggaggagggggggtggcagagagagagagagagagagagagagagagagagctGCAAATGCGTGATGCATGCAACATTTGTTAGAAAAATATCATTTCACGCTCAAAATCCATCGTATAAACAAAACTTATCACCGCCCCATCTTTCAAATtccaaaaccaaagaaaaaaaaaataacataaaataaaataaaataaaataaaatacaaagaagaaatttttATTCATGTTAATTTTTGACATATCATTCAAAACACTTGTTTAGACTTGTCTGGACTTGTTTAAACTTGAGACTGAAGTTGACATTTTTTCACTGTTTTCCCCACTATTTACTCCTTTATTTCATAGGTTGTCAGCCTTTATTTGATCAAAACTATCCAAGAAATCGTATGCAAGATGACAATACTTAGAAAGCTCAAAACGCGGTTGAACCTACGATTGAAAAGTACAGAAAtcgaacaagaacaagtacaagaacaagaacttgattttgatacagatctacaacaacaacaaagacaatTACAGCTACATCAACAAGAGCATGA
It encodes the following:
- the LKH1_2 gene encoding serine threonine protein kinase CMGC group, translating into MSLLSNRKRPRGYSSENFANAKANGMTNSSSTLYQEPDHHQQLSQFQYSQQQHQSHQHQQQPHVQNGSQQDGQRYFGNQEADSSIYQSTYQPNSSYFPTLHDDSSSTIIEEDPNSDVLGPIPTYSTNLQSKKSKFNNPFLSVEEHELLIGGEGNNNANNININNDDDDDDDDDVVVDEGDGIEEANTFVLDDDDEGRNIYDEDDDVIIIEEKDLVQKGNRNNSDSILINSDAAAAYKLFNVNAVDSNENDSNTSNSTFFTTKMAKKKQRTSSLPQLPQVKCFYNKLPNNYILQTPKLGNIKTNVIPFQNNLPPCDDENGHYIIKINDNFANRFVILKLLGQGTFGKVVECYDKVNREHVAIKIIRNIQKYRDAAKIELRILSTLKKFDNANKNHCIHLRECFDYRGHICIVTDLLKISLYDFLENNRFIPFPGSHIQAVSKQLIRSVTFLHDLNLIHTDLKPENILLHDDSFVKKALYSSTTVTAYTKIGVSNANTASSTNNNNNSNKSNSLAPSATKKIPKTSKILKNPLIQVIDFGSAIFNDEYHSSIVSTRHYRAPEIVLGTGWSYPCDMWSIGCILVELVIGDPLFKTHDNLEHLAMIEKICGYRIDKSMVKLSKMKENECGLEYFTNEYFVNSPTTKHGGLYNKSSTASSSFTTSDDDDDDDDDDDDDDNKGEDEDEEQGDCKDNNESEDETGERPHHGDYDNNDSDEDVIFDNEKTMKNSLTLRFPTISTPQKFINSVNELSRIDLFISSRIGLHIDFDYPLNENYERNKHLINFGNFTFWWFFIDLLKQLFIINPDNRITALDALNHPWFNLGIQDEGTI
- the SEO1 gene encoding MFS transporter (Seo1), whose amino-acid sequence is MATAAITPFQRLKWGFLPVRRVVDEDEHGNFITTPDIDTSIDTSNDTSNDITSQIDEKSEHSKIVHEKEFDSDSETANSTHLEYRDEANRPWWKFFDEYEYRVSTETKSGRKWYKWFHEDDTSQERKVILKIDLLLTFYSLMAYWVKYLDQTNLTNAYIGGLKEAIGMEGNDFVNTQVMFSIGNIVFQLPFMYILYAWPLNYVLPTLDLCWSILTICLCLVKTVPALKAIRFFIGAFEAPSYIAYHALFASWFRGSTGEISRRAGFYYLGQYLGILTSGLLSGSIERSLGGKNGHEPWQWIFIIDGIISIAVGIIGFYMIPGTPQDCYSIFLSDDDIRIARKRMQKDQKDFKPRENAAKYFLDISVWKKIFTSWHFYVLGLWNIFCWNNSNGSSGAYALWLKTLTKSDGVTPRFGAGQLQDYTALTPALGLIWLILTCSFADLFNSRWGAIVFSQVFNVLGNILLAVWNIPEGAKWFAWCLQYFGWAMAPVLYSWQGDICRKDIRERQVVLVSMNILAQQSTAWISVLVWKTVESPRFLKGYSFTASSGVALSIWTLVVLWFYKREERRGAKENGIILYNSKHGDHEPAEAAEISETYPDEKKERAITEI